The Kosmotoga olearia TBF 19.5.1 sequence TATCAACGAACAGTTTTTCCGTTTTCAAAACCGCTCACTCTCCTCCATTCTCTCCATGGCAATGAGTGCCGCTCCGTAAGCACCGACGATGTCAGGGACATCTGGTATCAGGAGTGAGGTTCCGAGCATTTCTTCCAGTGTCCGTACCATCCCTTTGTTTCTGGCAACGCCTCCTGTGAAAACCGTTGGCGGTTCACATTTCAAACGCCTGTACATCGCTTTTATCCTTTTTCCAATAGACTCAAAAAGCCCCGCGGATATATCTTCAACGGATTCCCCTTTTCCTAAAAGCGAAATAACCTCGGATTCCGCGAAAACAGTGCACATACTGCTTATAGGAACTATTTTCTTCGAGTTGAATGCCGCTTCGCTCATTTTACCCAGATCCAATTGAAGAACATTCGACATAACCTCGAGAAATCTTCCCGTTCCAGCTGCACATTTATCATTCATGACGAAATCAACCACTTTGCCACTAGCATCCAGCCTTATGACCTTACTGTCCTGTCCGCCCATGTCTATAACGCTTCTCGCCTGGGGGAAGAATCTGTGCGCTCCTTTTGCATGGCAGGTTATCTCCGTTACGGCATCATTGGCAAAGTCGATTATATTCCTCCCGTATCCTGTGGCTATACAATAGGAAATATCATTCATATTGAATTCCAGTTCCCTCATTAAATCCTCGAGGAGTTCTGTCGCTTTTTTTGAAATATCCCTTCCTGTCTTTTCGCTTCTCCAGCCTATTATATTACCCATCTGATCAACAACAACTATGTTGGTTGTTGTTGAACCCGAATCAACCCCAACAAAGAGTTTTCCTTCGCCCCTTCGAACGTGGGTCATTTTCTCCTTTTTGAGTGTTTCTATGAAAGCTCCAAGCCTTGTAAGCAGCTGTCCACCCGAATAGAGAGGATAATCAACCTCCACAAATATAGAGGGCTTTGAAATCTTCACATTTCTGTATACGAAACCGTAAAAATCGCAGAATTTAGGAGAACCAAAAATGACGCCATCGATTTCGAACTCCATCAGGAGCTCTTCATAATCTTTTCTAGCAGCAACCTCAAAACGCCCGCATGGAATTCTCGACTGTAAAAGCCTTTTCGATATTGCATTTAATGGATTCTCACGAGTGCTGTAATCACCGGTAAAACCGCGGATTCCCCCACAACTTTCGTTAAGTACCATCTTCCCACCAGCTTTTCTAATTAGCTCACCAATTTGGACCGATTCAGCAATCCCGCCAAAATAGGCTATTCTCGGCAAAAAGTTAGAGTCTCTTTCGCTTTCTGGTGTATAGATCTTCCCACTTCCGGCAGCTTTCAAAGCCGCTGAAAGTTCTTCAGCGGAATAACCCTCCCTGTGAACCTTCCAGAGATGTTTTCTTAGCTTGATAAATCTCTCCATTCCCTTTATAAGCTCATCGGTGGTTATTGGTTTGCCTCTCAATTCGGAGAGAAATTCTGTTAACCTCTTCAATTCACCAGCATAGAATTCAACAGCGCTATCATCGTTTCTCCATGGGAGCCTGAGTGTGAAGACCTTTGCTTGAGAATTTTTCATCAAGACATCCGCTGTTCGTCTCATTCCATCGCACGAGTCCACAGCAATATAAACATCATCTTTCTTCAGGTTCTTCACACCTTCATATACGGATTTGCAATAACCGCAGAGATTGCGGTGTATCAACGGATCCTCTCCGGATTCTCTGACCTCCAGCTTCTGGAAAGGTAACCCTGAAGCAATCAGAATTTCAACCGGTACGTAAGTACATGCGTAATATATCATCTTCCTATACCCCCAACATCTCAAAGAAAGCTTTTACCCTTGTACTAAATTGTCCGGCACTTTCTGCCGTATGATCCACACAGTCTCCATCCAGGGACAGGAAGGGTATCTCTTTCTCGATGAACTGCTTCTTAAGATACCCAACCGCTCCACTTGATTGGCGGCATCCCCAATGAGAAAAATGAACCACAGCATCTACTTTCAATTCCTCGCTAAGCTTTATGAGAAAATTCCCTCTTTCTTCTACCGTCCCATTTTCTATGTTGAATACCAGTTTTTCAGCGAGACTCCTTATGGGATCCTTTGGATTCAAAGGATACACCCAGTCCCACCAGAGTTCTGAACTAACAACTGATACCTTACCATAAGGTGAAAACAGCTCGAAAAGTTCGTTGTCGTAGTAAGGCGGTATATGAAGCCAGAGAACTCTCTTCTCAGGATCCTGCCATTCTCTATCAAAATCTGAAAGGAATCTATTTGAAGCTTCCAGCAACCTTTCATCACCTACCAAAGTGTGGAGAACGTAAAGCGTGTTCATATGTTCATACACCTCGAAGGGAATAACCTTTTCAGCGAGCTTTTTTCTCGCTTGAAGAAGATTCTTCCTTGTTTCTTCTTCTATTTCGAGGATTTCTGAGAGCCTGTTCATATTGTAAGTTTGTCCTGTGATCTCTTCCACGAAGGTTATGAGCTCACGAAGTTGTTTCTCAACATAGGGAACGTATTCCCTTTTTCGACCGCGCGGGACATCTATCATGAAAAAGGGGACCCCGTAAGCCTTTGCTATCGAATGAAACGTTCCTGCATTTCCGTCGCATAAAACCGATGTGGTCATTGTAAACAACGGCTTTGGAAAACTTTTCCAAATTGCTGTTCCCAACGAGCACCGATGAAACGTGCAAAGAGAGGGCGTTACTCCTTCGCTCATGCTCAACTCTATTGCGTACCCCTCGAGGTGCATGGCTGACATCGTTCCGGCTATGCCCTCAGCTGAAACGGGGTTCAAACCTGCAGCTATCAGTATTTCAGAAGGCGCGAGAAGATTCACCCAGACGCTGTTGTTTCCTCTTACCGCCTGATATACCTCATAAACGGCAAGGTGATTTATACTGGCAACAAAAGAAGGTTTCTTCTTATCCGGAAAATTTTTTCTTTTGAAGAGTTCGAAACTTAATCCCATACTCAGATACCTTCTGAATTTTTCGGGCTGATCTAGGTAATTGCTTAAGAACTTTCCGAACAATCTACTCGATTTTGACATAAGCACCTCCCGAGTTCGGTAATACCCGCACTTTCGATATCTTCAGGAAAGTCTGCATTAATACTCTATATATTAAAATCATACACGATATCATCTGCCTGAAGTTAGAAATTACGTGCAACTATATGAAGCATTATACACGAGCTTTGTATGTACAATTCGCAGATAATTATGATATACATGTATGGGAAAATCAACCTGTACCTGTTAACCTATATCTACAACGTAGATCACCTTAAAAAACCACAAACCAGGGTAAGCATCAAACTCACGTGGTTTATCCATGTGTACCGAATACTCATTCAGAAGGGAGGAAATCGGTATTCCTTGTGCAATTTAGTGAGAAGAGGAATATCGTTGTTCTTTGTGAAGGGAATAATAAAGAAGGGCACAACTATCCTCATGATAGCGGTTTTCGCATTGGCTTTTTATGCGTTTGTTATCGAACCAGAAATATTGAAAGTGAGGAAATTTAAGATATCTGATGATAAGGGGTTGAAAGTCCTCTTCTTTTCGGACCTCCATATGAGGCACTACACAAATTTCCACGCCCAACTGATAAACCAAATAAAAGAACTTAAACCGAATTATATACTTTTTGGTGGTGATGCCGTCAAGTCGGGAGTTAATTTTTCCGATCTCCAGAGATTCTTTACAGAGCTTTCGAAAATAGCCCCATGTTATGCTGTTTTCGGCAACTGGGACTATGATATCGGCAGCAAATTAAAAGAGGTGTACAAAAATAGCGGGGTAATTCTCCTGGATGGAAAAGAAGCAGTCCTTTCCGGCAAAAACGGTAGCCTAACCCTCGTTGGCATGCCTTTGAACAGGCGTTACACTTTTACAGGTAATAAACACCCTCTGGTATTCGGTCATTATCCCCATACTATCTTTCGGTATACCGGGATCGAACCGGTACTTTACCTTTCCGGCCACACACACGGTGGTCAGGTTTATATCCCATATATCTCAAATCTTCTGCTTAAAAATAAATATCCAATCCTAAAAGGTATGGGTAACTTCGGTAAGCATAGGGTTCTTGTATCTGCGGGAGTCGGTTCATGGCTACATTTCAGGCTTTTCGTTCCTCCAGAGATCGTGTTAATACAGTTTTGAAACGGTTGACAGTGTTTTTTGGCAATGCTATAATAATTTTTGATATACCCATATGGGGTATAAGGAGGTGACACGATCATGCATCTGAAGGTTACGGTTTATTCCACTCCGTCCTGCCCGTGGTGCAGAAAAGCAAAACAGTATTTCAAGTCTCTTGGCATTCCTTTCAAGGATATAGACGTAAGCAAGAACCAAAAGAAAGCCGAAGAAATGTATAGAAAAAGCGGGCAGATGGGTGTTCCCGTAATAACGATAGGCAACCAGGTAATCGTTGGTTTCGATAAGGCAAAAATCGACAAAATTTTAGGTATTTAACAGAACCTATCAATGAAGTAAGGCGGTTTTTTTAGACCGCCTTTTTTGTGCTATACTTTTTGTGTAGAACGTTCAAGGGGGGGTATAGCGATAATGCACGAACTTCGGTTCAACCCGCTAACAGGTGAGTGGGTAATTATTTCTTCCACAAGAAGTTCCCGCCCGGTACTCCCAGAAGGAAGCTGTCCATTGTGTCCAGGAGTTCTTGAACTGGAAAAAGATTATGATCTTGCTGTTTTCGACAACCGCTATCCCTCCTTACTGCTAAATGCTGAAGAGCCACATACTTACGGTTCCCGGGTATTAAAAACGGAAAAAGCCATTGGAAAGTGCGAAGTAATAATGTACACTTCTGAGCATAACTCGGCAGTATCAAAGCTGAACTTAAAACAGCTTACAAAACTCATCGAGGTCTGGTGCGATAGATACCGCGAACTTTCAAATTTGAACGGGATTAAGTACATCTTCATCTTTGAAAACAGAGGAAAAGAAGTGGGGACAACCTTAAGCCACGCTCATGGCCAACTGTATGCTTTTCCCTTCATCCCTAAAAGGATAAAAGAAAAACTTCATACGATAAAAACGTATTATCTTAAAAATCTTTCCTGTGCTCTATGTGATCTTATAAAAGAAAACTCTCTTGAAAAAAACATCGTTAGAGAAACTGAGTATATGTTAACCGTCGTTCCCCCTTACGCAAGATTCCCCTATGAGGTGCATATATATCCCAAACGTCACGTTTCAGCCATTATTGATCTAACAGCCAGGGAAAAAATAGATCTCGCCGTGGCTATAGGAGACGTGGCAAAGAGGTACGACAAACTCTTCGATGAAGCTTTCCCTTACATGATGACACTGTATAACCCTCCCGTAAACACAGGAGAGATTCACGATGACTATTTCCACTTTCACGTTGAGTTCAATCCACCAAAAAGAACAAAAGACAAGCTGAAATGGATGGCCAGCGTTGAAACTGGTAGCTGGACGTTTATAAATCCATCAGAACCCGAAGAAGTAGCAAAAAAACTCAGAGAGGTGGTGATAGACAATGGGTAATTTCGAATACTATGTTGCCCCTGGGAGAATCAACATAATAGGAGAGCATACTGATTACAACGATGGCTATGTTTTACCCGCTGCGATAAACAAATATATTCAGGTCGGGGTCAGAAAAGCACCAGACAACAAGATAACCGTCAGATCCGCACAGAAAGGAACCTCTGCATTCTCCACAGATTCTATCGAAAAGGCCAATGACTGGTCAGACTATATAAGAGGCGTTTTCTGGATTCTTAAAAAGGAAAAGAACATAGATTTCCCTGGATTGGAACTGGAAATTACCTCGAACATTCCGGAAGGCGCGGGTCTTTCAAGTTCCGCCGCTCTTGAAGTCGCGGTAATAACCGCGCTAAATGGACTGTTGAACCTTGGCCTTACAGATAAGGAAAGGATTATTCTCTGCCAAAAAGCAGAAAACGATTTTGTTGGCGTCCAATGCGGAATAATGGACCAGTTTGCAAGCGTAATGGGAAAAGAAAATAAAGCGATCTTTCTCGATACCTATACGATGGATTACGAATACATCCCTCTTGAGCTAAAAGATTATTCTTTACTTGTAATAGATTCGGGAGTAAGGCATACCCTCTCATCCGGTGACTACAACAAACGAAGAGAAGAAGCAAAGAAGGCTCTTGCAGAGCTTGGGAAAACCAGCTATCGCGATGTGAAACTCGCCGACGTTCTTATGGCACGTTCTAAGATAAGCGAGATAAGTTACAGGAGAGCTATGCACATCGTTTCCGAGAACATGAGGGTTCTCGAAAGTGTGGATATTTTGAAACACTCAAATTTTGAAAACCTTGGCAGACTCTTAATCCAGTCCCATGAATCTCTGGCTTTCGAATACGAGGTATCATGCGAAGAACTCGACTTTATGGTCGAAAAGCTCAGGAATCTTCCCGGCGTTTCAGGGTGCAGGATGATCGGCGCCGGATTCGGTGGTTCTGTCCTCGCAATCTGTGAAAAAACGGCAGTGGACAGCATCATCTCAGAGCTTTCAGAGGTTTATAAAAAAGCATACAATCATGAACCAAAATTTTACGATGTTCTTCCATCTGATGGCGCAAGAAAAGTGGAAAAGCCTATTTTATGAAATTAGGCTTTCAAGTGTTGGGTCGGTCTAGCCGACCCTTTTTGTTTTGAATTGAGGGATTGGGCTTGTTAGTAAAAAACTTGAATTCCAGAGAGCATTTGTGTGACAATAACTACGTCAGGTCAACTCATCTCATCCTTAGGGGGGATTGTATGAAAAAGCTTGGTTCGTTCGGATTAATTCTGCTAATGGGGCTGTCAATCTTTGCACTCAAAATTGGGTTCGTTTATGTTGGCCCTGTAAGCGATGCTGGGTGGTCGTATGCACACGATCAGGGTCGCCAATACCTGGAGAAAATTTTCCCGGGCATCGAAACGATGTATTTCGAGGCCGTGCCTGAAGGTGCGGAGTCTGTGGCAAGAATCAGGCAATTGGCCGCTGACGGTTGTGACATAGTCTTTACAACAAGTTTTGGCTATATGGATCCAACCCTTGAAGTCGCAAAGGACTTTCCCGATACTATCTTCATGCATTGTTCAGGATTCAAAAGAGCCGAAAATGTGGGAACATACTTCGGAAGAATCTACCAGGCTGATTTCCTCGTCGGCATGGTAGCTGGTGCGATGACAAAAACAAACATTATCGGCTATGTTGCCCCGCACCCAATTCCCGAAGTGGTCAGAGGTATAAACGCTTTCACTCTCGGTGTTAGAAAAGTAAATCCGTATGCTGTCGTCAAGGTCGTCTGGGTTAACGCATGGTTCGATCCCGCCACAGAGAAAGAAGCTGCTCTCAGTTTGATAGAAGCTGGTGCAGACGTTGTAGCCCACGGTCAGGACTCTCCCGCTGTGAACCAAACAGCACAGGAACATGGTGTCTGGTCGATAGGTTACAACAATGATATGTCAGCTTTTGCGCCGGAATCTCACCTCACAGCGGCAATCTGGAATTGGGGCCCGCTTTACGAGAAAATAGTGAAAAGTGTTATCGATGGTACGTGGAAAAGCGAAGATCTGTGGCCTGGCCTTGAAATGGGCGTTGTGGACATAGCTCCCATCCATTCTGCTGTACCCCGCCCCATAAGAGCTTTTGTTGAAACCTATAAGAAAAGAATTGCCCTCGGACAATATAAAATATTTGAAGGACCTATAAAGGATCAAAATGGCGAGGTCAGAATACCCGAAGGGGTAGTACCAAGTGACGAAGAGCTTCTCTCCATGTACTGGTTTGTAGAAGGAGTAGAAGGAACATTACCAGAATCACCTGTGGAATAAGTGAAAAGCTATGCGTAAGAGCCTGTTATTACTCTCCATAGTTGCTATCACAACAGCGTTTATCGTTTCCGGAATATATCTGGCAGAAGTGCAAAAAGGCACTTCTGCTGTTTATTCTGAGCTGAAAAACCTATGCGATGAATTCGTCACTGGTATCGAAGGGGATGTTGAAAACATAAAAGAAGTAATTTCTGATTATACCTATAGCTTTTCCTTTTCTTCCAATAAGTTGAGTGAGTTTGTGGCCGGTTTGCAAAACAGAATAGAAGGCCAGGATTTTTACATCGTTTTGAATAGTGGTGACCAGGTTGACGCCTTTGGCTATTACAAACTGGTTCCAGGAAGCTTTTTCCCGCTCGATGAAAGGAAAGAACCGTGGTTCCTAAAAGCCAGAGAGTTTTCAGAAAATGTTTATATCAGTTGTATATACCTTGAAAGAGGGAAACTTTATGTTGATATCTCCTTCGATATTGGAAACATTGAAGGTGTTCTGAGAGTAACCAGGATACCTCTGAACAGTGCAACAAAGTATCTCACCAAAAAAGAACGATACGGCATGGTGTTAACGGATAAGGATTTTGTAGTTATAGCCTCGAACGACTATCAAAAAGGATCAAAAGTACCTGCTCTTGAAAAAGTTTCAGAAGGATTAAACAAATTCGATTCCGGTGATACATGGCTGGTAAAAAAACTGAGCATTTCTGGACAAACGCTGTCTACGGCTTTTTATGTAAACAAGGATATCATTGAATCACAGAAGAAAAAATTAAGGGAACGTTATACCCTTTGGGTGTTGATTTTGATAGCGCTGGAAATGCTATTCTACATATTCATTATTAGAAGGAGATATGTAATAACCATAGAGGAAAAGGAAGAAAGCTCAAAAAGCATTATAGTCCCGATAATCTCTCTTTTTGTCGCCCTTGGAATCATAGCGGTGCTGATCTTGATTTTTGGTGAAAACCCACTTTACGGTATAAGGGAAATGTTTTCATACGCTTTCCTCAGCAGAGCGGGGCTTTCTGAAACGCTCAACAAAGCTGTTCCTATAACGATAGATGCTTTTGGCCTCGCTATTGCTTTCTACGCCGGGCTCTGGAATATAGGGATGGAAGGGCAATTTTACCTTGGGGCCATTGGAGCAGTATGGATATCTGTCTTTCTCATACCCGGTGCACCTGTGTGGATATATTTCATAATCATCCCGCTTTTTTCAATCCTTATGGGAGCTATCTGGGGACTGATTCCAGGGTTCCTGAAGGTAAGATTTGGAGTAAATGAAATTCTATCGACCCTCATGTTCAACTATGTCGCCATAAGAATCGTGGATTATCTTGTTTACGGACCGTGGAAAAGCTCGTCTGTTAGAAACTTCCCGCTTTCAGATCCGATACCAGTTAAACTTCCGAAAATTCCAGGTACAGATGTGCATGTCGGGATATTCCTGCTTCCCGTTATAGCCTTGTTGTTGTGGTTCGTGTTTCAAAAAACAACCTTAGGATTCAAATGGAAAGCGATAAGGCTTAACAACCGGGCTGCCCGTTATGCCGGAATGAACCCCAGACGATTCTTGCTCTTAGCAATGGTCATAAGTGGAGCCTTTGGAGGGCTTTCAGGAGCAATTCATATGATGGGCGCACAATATGTACTTCAATCCCACTTTTCACCAGGCTATGGCTACACAGCTATCATTGTTGCCTGGTTGTCCGGGTTAAATCCCTGTGGAATTATGATTTCCGGACCGCTTCTCGCGGGGCTTTTCGTAGGAAATGCGAGGTTAGAATTATTGATGAAATTTCCTGTGGCAGTTTCCAGTTTCTTCCAGGGAATTGTTCTGCTGACGCTTTTAGTCGGGGGATTCTTGCAGCGTTATCATGTTAAAGTAATCCCCCGCACCGGGAAGGTGAAACAACATGTCTGAACTTCTTTCTATTACAACCGATCTGGCAAAAGCAGCCGTGAGAGCAGGAACTCCATTACTATTCGCGGCCGCCGGCGAGCTATTAACGGAGCGCTCCGGTGTACTCAACCTTGGAATCGAGGGAACCATGTTAATGGGTGCGATAACAGGGTTTGCTGTCGCAGTTCAAACGGGAAACCCTTACTTCGGAATACTCGCAGCAGCAGTAGTTGGAGCTATTTTTGGATACATATATTCTCTTTTTGTGGTAAATATGGGGCTCAATCAGGTTGTTACAGGTCTCGCCTTTATGATGATTGGAACTGGCCTGAGTGGTTATATAGGGAGAGCTTATGTTGGAATAGGTTTGAAAAACTCTCTAAAGCCCATAGAAATCCCATATCTTTCAAAGATTCCGGTTCTCGGAAAAGCCCTTTTTTCCCAAGATATACTCGTTTATTCATCTATAATCCTCATCGCATTACTCCATTACTGGTTATTCAAAACACAGAATGGCCTGCACCTAAGATCCGTAGGAGAATCGCCAGAAACAGCAGATTTCACAGGTATAAACGTTTTCCTTACCAGACAGTTCGCGACTTCATTAGGAGCAACTATAATCGCTGTTGGAGGGGCTTATATTTCCATCGCCTATTCTCCTCTGTGGGTGGAGAATATGACAGCCGGAAGAGGCTGGATAGCTCTCGCTCTGGTCATCTTTGCCGGCTGGAGACCATGGAGGGCTTTGCTGGGTGCATATCTTTTCGGGGGAATCTCCGCATTGCAGTATCGTGCGCAGGTTTTAAATGTGAAGCTTTCCCCCTACATTATGGATATGTTCCCGTACCTGCTTACTGTACTGATAATGATTTTCATATCCTCTGAAGCTGCAAGGCGGAAACTCGGTGCGCCTTCAGCAATTGGAATACCTTACAGGAGAAGATAGTATGCAAATCAAAATGGAGGGTATTGTCAAGAAGTTTGGTTCTGTTGTTGCTAACTCCCAAGTAGACTTTGATGTACTGCCCGGTGAAGTACACTCGCTACTCGGGGAAAACGGTGCAGGAAAAACAACTCTGATGAAGATCCTGTACGGAATACACATTCCGGATGAAGGAAAGATATTCATCAACGGAGAAGAGAGTTTCATACAATCCCCGCGTATTGCTCTTGAAAAAGGTATTGGCATGGTTCAACAGCACTTTTCATTGGTACCATCTTTCAGTGTATTCGAAAACGTTATACTGGGGCTTAAAAGTAGAGAAAAGCTCGATAAATTGAGAAGAGCCGTTGAGGAAATTATTGAAAGGTTTCATCTCGGACTCGATCTGGATACAAAGATCTGGCAGCTCTCGCACGGGGAAAAACAAAAAGTGGAAATCCTTAAGTTTCTGTATCGCGATGTGGACCTACTGATCCTCGATGAACCCACGTCGGCCCTCGCACCATCCGAGGTGTATTCTCTCTTTGACATAATCCGTGAGTTGAAATCAACGGGAAAATCTGTCGTATTCATAACCCACAAATTGGAAGAGGTTTTTACCGTTTCAGACAGAATAACCATTCTTAGAACGGGAAAGAAAATTGCCACTGTGGACGCTACAAGCGTTTCACCCCAGGAAGTCGTCAAGATGATGGTTGGGGAATACACAATCATTGAGAAATTCCCGAAAAACATCGGCAAAGAGATTTTAAGGGTAAGAAACTTCACAGTTATTGGGGATAGGGGGACACCCGCAGTTAGAAATATCTCTTTCGATTTAAGAGCCGGCGAGATTCTCGGGATAGCCGGTGTTGAAGGCAACGGGCAACGCGAGCTTGCAGAAGGGCTCTACGGTTTGCGGACCTACGATGGGGAAATATTTCTCCATGGAAATCACGTGAGAATAAACTCTCCCCAAAAAGCCCTCTCATACGGGATAGGTTATATACCTGAAGATAGATTTGTGACAGGGTTGATACCGGATCTATCGGTTAGTGAAAATATCGTTCTTAAGTCGATAAGTGGCACCCCATTTTCATCAAAAGGGATTATCAACCGGGAGAAAGTCAGGAATTTTTCCGAAAAGGTGGTGAAAAAATACAGGGTATCACTTCCTTCTATATGGGCACCGATAAAGAAACTGTCAGGCGGTAACGCTCAAAAGGTTCTGGCGGGAAGGGAACTGGAGGCTCCGTTGAATCTTTTGATAGCTGTTAACCCCACTAATGGACTTGACGTAGCCTCAACCGAACATATTCATAAATTACTACTGAAAACAAGTCAGAATGGAATCCCTGTCTTACTTATTTCCACCGATCTCGAAGAAATATATAAGATTTCTGATATCATAGTAGTAATGTATAAAGGTAAACTGACAAAAAGGATAGAAGCATTACCTGAAAACCAGGAGCTTATCGGTCAATTAATGGCCGGGGTGAACTTCGAGA is a genomic window containing:
- a CDS encoding acyl-CoA dehydratase activase codes for the protein MIYYACTYVPVEILIASGLPFQKLEVRESGEDPLIHRNLCGYCKSVYEGVKNLKKDDVYIAVDSCDGMRRTADVLMKNSQAKVFTLRLPWRNDDSAVEFYAGELKRLTEFLSELRGKPITTDELIKGMERFIKLRKHLWKVHREGYSAEELSAALKAAGSGKIYTPESERDSNFLPRIAYFGGIAESVQIGELIRKAGGKMVLNESCGGIRGFTGDYSTRENPLNAISKRLLQSRIPCGRFEVAARKDYEELLMEFEIDGVIFGSPKFCDFYGFVYRNVKISKPSIFVEVDYPLYSGGQLLTRLGAFIETLKKEKMTHVRRGEGKLFVGVDSGSTTTNIVVVDQMGNIIGWRSEKTGRDISKKATELLEDLMRELEFNMNDISYCIATGYGRNIIDFANDAVTEITCHAKGAHRFFPQARSVIDMGGQDSKVIRLDASGKVVDFVMNDKCAAGTGRFLEVMSNVLQLDLGKMSEAAFNSKKIVPISSMCTVFAESEVISLLGKGESVEDISAGLFESIGKRIKAMYRRLKCEPPTVFTGGVARNKGMVRTLEEMLGTSLLIPDVPDIVGAYGAALIAMERMEESERF
- a CDS encoding 2-hydroxyacyl-CoA dehydratase subunit D is translated as MSKSSRLFGKFLSNYLDQPEKFRRYLSMGLSFELFKRKNFPDKKKPSFVASINHLAVYEVYQAVRGNNSVWVNLLAPSEILIAAGLNPVSAEGIAGTMSAMHLEGYAIELSMSEGVTPSLCTFHRCSLGTAIWKSFPKPLFTMTTSVLCDGNAGTFHSIAKAYGVPFFMIDVPRGRKREYVPYVEKQLRELITFVEEITGQTYNMNRLSEILEIEEETRKNLLQARKKLAEKVIPFEVYEHMNTLYVLHTLVGDERLLEASNRFLSDFDREWQDPEKRVLWLHIPPYYDNELFELFSPYGKVSVVSSELWWDWVYPLNPKDPIRSLAEKLVFNIENGTVEERGNFLIKLSEELKVDAVVHFSHWGCRQSSGAVGYLKKQFIEKEIPFLSLDGDCVDHTAESAGQFSTRVKAFFEMLGV
- a CDS encoding metallophosphoesterase gives rise to the protein MKGIIKKGTTILMIAVFALAFYAFVIEPEILKVRKFKISDDKGLKVLFFSDLHMRHYTNFHAQLINQIKELKPNYILFGGDAVKSGVNFSDLQRFFTELSKIAPCYAVFGNWDYDIGSKLKEVYKNSGVILLDGKEAVLSGKNGSLTLVGMPLNRRYTFTGNKHPLVFGHYPHTIFRYTGIEPVLYLSGHTHGGQVYIPYISNLLLKNKYPILKGMGNFGKHRVLVSAGVGSWLHFRLFVPPEIVLIQF
- a CDS encoding glutaredoxin family protein; the protein is MHLKVTVYSTPSCPWCRKAKQYFKSLGIPFKDIDVSKNQKKAEEMYRKSGQMGVPVITIGNQVIVGFDKAKIDKILGI
- the galT gene encoding galactose-1-phosphate uridylyltransferase codes for the protein MHELRFNPLTGEWVIISSTRSSRPVLPEGSCPLCPGVLELEKDYDLAVFDNRYPSLLLNAEEPHTYGSRVLKTEKAIGKCEVIMYTSEHNSAVSKLNLKQLTKLIEVWCDRYRELSNLNGIKYIFIFENRGKEVGTTLSHAHGQLYAFPFIPKRIKEKLHTIKTYYLKNLSCALCDLIKENSLEKNIVRETEYMLTVVPPYARFPYEVHIYPKRHVSAIIDLTAREKIDLAVAIGDVAKRYDKLFDEAFPYMMTLYNPPVNTGEIHDDYFHFHVEFNPPKRTKDKLKWMASVETGSWTFINPSEPEEVAKKLREVVIDNG
- a CDS encoding galactokinase; translated protein: MGNFEYYVAPGRINIIGEHTDYNDGYVLPAAINKYIQVGVRKAPDNKITVRSAQKGTSAFSTDSIEKANDWSDYIRGVFWILKKEKNIDFPGLELEITSNIPEGAGLSSSAALEVAVITALNGLLNLGLTDKERIILCQKAENDFVGVQCGIMDQFASVMGKENKAIFLDTYTMDYEYIPLELKDYSLLVIDSGVRHTLSSGDYNKRREEAKKALAELGKTSYRDVKLADVLMARSKISEISYRRAMHIVSENMRVLESVDILKHSNFENLGRLLIQSHESLAFEYEVSCEELDFMVEKLRNLPGVSGCRMIGAGFGGSVLAICEKTAVDSIISELSEVYKKAYNHEPKFYDVLPSDGARKVEKPIL
- a CDS encoding BMP family ABC transporter substrate-binding protein, which gives rise to MKKLGSFGLILLMGLSIFALKIGFVYVGPVSDAGWSYAHDQGRQYLEKIFPGIETMYFEAVPEGAESVARIRQLAADGCDIVFTTSFGYMDPTLEVAKDFPDTIFMHCSGFKRAENVGTYFGRIYQADFLVGMVAGAMTKTNIIGYVAPHPIPEVVRGINAFTLGVRKVNPYAVVKVVWVNAWFDPATEKEAALSLIEAGADVVAHGQDSPAVNQTAQEHGVWSIGYNNDMSAFAPESHLTAAIWNWGPLYEKIVKSVIDGTWKSEDLWPGLEMGVVDIAPIHSAVPRPIRAFVETYKKRIALGQYKIFEGPIKDQNGEVRIPEGVVPSDEELLSMYWFVEGVEGTLPESPVE
- a CDS encoding ABC transporter permease, whose amino-acid sequence is MRKSLLLLSIVAITTAFIVSGIYLAEVQKGTSAVYSELKNLCDEFVTGIEGDVENIKEVISDYTYSFSFSSNKLSEFVAGLQNRIEGQDFYIVLNSGDQVDAFGYYKLVPGSFFPLDERKEPWFLKAREFSENVYISCIYLERGKLYVDISFDIGNIEGVLRVTRIPLNSATKYLTKKERYGMVLTDKDFVVIASNDYQKGSKVPALEKVSEGLNKFDSGDTWLVKKLSISGQTLSTAFYVNKDIIESQKKKLRERYTLWVLILIALEMLFYIFIIRRRYVITIEEKEESSKSIIVPIISLFVALGIIAVLILIFGENPLYGIREMFSYAFLSRAGLSETLNKAVPITIDAFGLAIAFYAGLWNIGMEGQFYLGAIGAVWISVFLIPGAPVWIYFIIIPLFSILMGAIWGLIPGFLKVRFGVNEILSTLMFNYVAIRIVDYLVYGPWKSSSVRNFPLSDPIPVKLPKIPGTDVHVGIFLLPVIALLLWFVFQKTTLGFKWKAIRLNNRAARYAGMNPRRFLLLAMVISGAFGGLSGAIHMMGAQYVLQSHFSPGYGYTAIIVAWLSGLNPCGIMISGPLLAGLFVGNARLELLMKFPVAVSSFFQGIVLLTLLVGGFLQRYHVKVIPRTGKVKQHV
- a CDS encoding ABC transporter permease, producing MSELLSITTDLAKAAVRAGTPLLFAAAGELLTERSGVLNLGIEGTMLMGAITGFAVAVQTGNPYFGILAAAVVGAIFGYIYSLFVVNMGLNQVVTGLAFMMIGTGLSGYIGRAYVGIGLKNSLKPIEIPYLSKIPVLGKALFSQDILVYSSIILIALLHYWLFKTQNGLHLRSVGESPETADFTGINVFLTRQFATSLGATIIAVGGAYISIAYSPLWVENMTAGRGWIALALVIFAGWRPWRALLGAYLFGGISALQYRAQVLNVKLSPYIMDMFPYLLTVLIMIFISSEAARRKLGAPSAIGIPYRRR